From one Rhodamnia argentea isolate NSW1041297 chromosome 1, ASM2092103v1, whole genome shotgun sequence genomic stretch:
- the LOC115730695 gene encoding disease resistance protein RUN1-like, with the protein MFYYLFCRNAEDGDSGASGSPTALTETNSGSFSLPETNDSASSSSIELIGNHYDVFLSFRGPDTREGFTDHLYNGLVDAGIRAFRDDNELRQGEKIGPDLLSSIQNSKILIPILSVNYGSSKWCLDELVQIMECKNSNMRHIVLPIFYKVEPAHIRYQSGSFGDAFRRRFIAADVPLLEFWRHILHALHAFWRHISATPKRDRRPIDPTVLEKWKQALKEVSSLKGWEAKGYEGVLVRSVVQKVLRELKKDFELVIPENLVGIDNQVEKVMEFVDNHASATLFVGIYGMGGIGKTTFAKTIYNKLSNQFENCSFIADIGVSCQHNGLEYLQNQLIFDILMQKDQICNKDEGTKFISSKFGAKKVLILLDDVDEEDQLEALAGSHKWFSSGSRILITTRNKSILDNGRVDYHYELEELDMNQSLILFSRHAFRMNSPPMEFEDLTHKVVSTTRRAPLCLEVLGSFLCGKGPTIWRGFGYYSTGCDVNAEIFVRVSEGTSKETESSEDQELNAGTSPDADYASFER; encoded by the exons ATGTTTTACTATCTTTTTTGTAGAAATGCAGAAGATGGTGATAGTGGAGCATCTGGTTCGCCGACTGCGTTGACAGAAACTAATTCCGGCTCATTTAGTTTACCAGAAACTAATGACAGTGCATCTAGTTCATCAATCGAGCTAATCGGAAACCACTACGatgtgttcttgagctttagaggccCAGATACTAGAGAGGGCTTTACTGATCACCTCTACAATGGGCTCGTCGATGCCGGAATTCGTGCTTTCAGAGACGATAATGAGCTCCGCCAAGGTGAGAAGATTGGCCCAGATCTTTTGTCATCCATCCAGAATAGTAAGATCCTGATCCCCATTCTTTCAGTAAATTATGGTTCGAGCAAATGGTGCCTTGATGAACTGGTTCAAATAATGGAGTGCAAGAATAGTAATATGAGGCATATAGTGTTGCCAATATTCTACAAAGTGGAACCAGCCCACATCCGATATCAATCCGGTAGTTTTGGAGATGCATTTCGTAGGCGTTTCATAGCAGCTGATGTACCACTTTTGGAGTTTTGGAGACACATTTTGCATGCGCTGCATGCGTTTTGGAGACATATTTCTGCGACACCGAAGCGAGATAGGAGGCCTATCGACCCAACAGTTTTGGAGAAATGGAAGCAAGCACTCAAAGAAGTCAGTTCCTTGAAAGGATGGGAAGCCAAAGg GTATGAAGGAGTATTGGTGAGATCGGTTGTCCAAAAAGTGTTAAGGGAGTTGAAGAAAGACTTTGAGTTGGTTATTCCTGAGAATTTGGTTGGAATTGATAATCAAGTGGAGAAGGTTATGGAATTTGTAGATAATCATGCTAGTGCTACCCTATTTGTCGGAATCTAcggaatgggaggcattggtaagacaACTTTTGCTAAAACTATCTATAACAAGCtctccaatcaatttgaaaattgtagCTTCATTGCTGATATCGGGGTTTCATGTCAGCATAATGGCCTTGAGTACTTGCAGAATCAGTTAATCTTTGACATATTGATGCAAAAAGATCAAATTTGCAATAAGGACGAAGGGACTAAGTTCATCTCATCCAAGTTTGGAGCTAAGAAAGTTTTGATTCTTTTGGATGATGTAGATGAGGAAGATCAGTTGGAAGCTTTAGCTGGAAGCCATAAATGGTTTTCTTCGGGAAGTAGGATCCTTATTACCACTAGAAACAAGAGTATTCTTGACAATGGTAGGGTCGACTACCACTATGAACTTGAGGAACTAGATATGAATCAATCTTTGATTTTGTTTAGTAGACATGCATTTCGAATGAACTCCCCTCCAATGGAATTTGAGGACCTCACTCATAAGGTCGTATCCACCACCAGGAGGGCTCCCCTATGTCTGGAGGTTTTAGGTTCATTTTTGTGTGGAAAAGGGCCAACAATATGGAGAG